Proteins encoded within one genomic window of Congzhengia minquanensis:
- the rbfA gene encoding 30S ribosome-binding factor RbfA, which translates to MAANRINRINEEVRRELSDVLRDLKDPRVPMMTSVVSVSVTPDLRYATVYVSIFGSAEEKKEALKALKNSAGFVRRELGHRLNLRYTPEIIYKDDNSIEHGARINELLHKEAKTNAGEDS; encoded by the coding sequence ATGGCAGCAAACCGTATCAACAGAATTAATGAGGAAGTGCGCCGTGAACTTTCAGATGTTCTGCGGGATTTAAAAGACCCCCGCGTGCCGATGATGACAAGTGTCGTGTCGGTTTCCGTTACGCCCGACCTTCGCTATGCCACAGTATATGTAAGCATTTTCGGCAGCGCAGAAGAAAAGAAGGAAGCGCTGAAAGCGCTGAAAAACTCAGCAGGTTTTGTCCGCAGGGAGCTTGGACACCGCTTGAATTTGCGGTACACCCCTGAAATTATTTACAAAGACGACAACTCCATTGAGCATGGCGCCAGAATCAATGAACTTCTTCACAAGGAGGCAAAAACGAATGCTGGGGAAGATAGTTGA
- a CDS encoding YlxR family protein, which produces MGKHIPIRECICCRRKDEKQNYCRIVKTKEGFFVDSTHKKEGRGAYICPACLNDPALLKKRPLDRAFRQKVPEGVYAALADAREGKA; this is translated from the coding sequence ATGGGGAAGCACATACCCATAAGAGAATGTATTTGCTGCCGCAGGAAAGACGAAAAACAAAACTATTGCAGGATTGTGAAAACAAAAGAGGGCTTTTTTGTGGACAGCACGCATAAAAAAGAGGGCAGGGGCGCTTATATCTGCCCCGCGTGTTTAAACGATCCGGCTTTGTTAAAAAAACGGCCTCTGGACAGGGCGTTTCGGCAAAAAGTACCGGAAGGCGTTTATGCGGCGCTGGCAGACGCTCGGGAGGGGAAGGCGTAA
- the rimP gene encoding ribosome maturation factor RimP: MAFNKIESQVLKYLEPIAAEADVEIWDIEFQKEGPNHVLRVYLDKAGGICLDDCETVSRALEAVLDEKDPIPQAYLLEVSSAGLDRAIKYKTHFEKCMGKNVDVKLFAPVDGTKEFTAALNGFDGKTVTFQIDGEAKTLPLDKISSIRLSIEF; the protein is encoded by the coding sequence TTGGCTTTTAATAAAATTGAATCGCAGGTGTTAAAATATTTGGAGCCCATTGCGGCAGAAGCAGACGTAGAAATTTGGGACATTGAGTTTCAAAAAGAGGGGCCGAATCACGTGCTGCGGGTTTATCTCGACAAGGCTGGCGGCATTTGCTTAGACGACTGTGAAACTGTAAGCCGCGCATTGGAGGCGGTGCTGGATGAAAAAGACCCCATTCCCCAGGCCTATCTTTTAGAGGTGTCTTCCGCGGGGCTTGACCGTGCGATTAAATATAAAACGCACTTTGAAAAATGCATGGGTAAAAATGTCGACGTGAAACTGTTTGCGCCTGTGGACGGGACGAAGGAATTTACCGCAGCGCTGAATGGTTTTGACGGGAAAACAGTCACATTTCAAATAGACGGCGAAGCAAAAACGCTTCCTTTGGATAAAATATCATCAATCAGGCTTAGCATTGAGTTTTAA
- a CDS encoding zinc-ribbon domain containing protein: MYEDKTLVCKDCGAEFVFTAGEQEFYAEKGFENEPSRCKDCRVARKNSIRQNREMHTAICADCGAEAQVPFEPKEDRPVYCSECFAKHKQ; this comes from the coding sequence ATGTACGAAGACAAAACATTAGTATGCAAGGATTGCGGTGCTGAATTCGTATTCACAGCAGGCGAACAGGAATTTTACGCTGAAAAGGGTTTTGAAAACGAACCCAGCCGCTGCAAAGATTGCAGAGTTGCAAGAAAGAACAGCATCAGACAGAACAGAGAAATGCATACTGCTATTTGTGCTGATTGCGGCGCGGAGGCACAGGTGCCTTTTGAGCCAAAAGAAGACCGTCCGGTTTACTGCAGCGAATGTTTCGCAAAGCACAAACAATAA
- the nusA gene encoding transcription termination factor NusA, translating into MNQEFMTALAEIAEDKNISKDSLLETIEFALITAYKKNYGHAQNVVVNIDKETGEIKVYQQKTVSETVEDPNLEVSVEEAAALHGGYSIGDIVNFEVTPKSFGRIAAQTAKQVVVQRIKEAERDKVFTIYRDRENSMVTGLITKNEGKYISVQIGGDTEAILPGNEQIAGEHYTPGTRMKFYVAEVKLAGNNPQIILSRTHPGLVKKLFEQEVPECGGGVVEIKSISREAGSRSKISVYSQDENVDAVGACVGPRGSRVQVICDELGGEKIDIIKFSEDPAQFISAALSPSDVVSCEVNEEEHSAKVLVPSGQLSLAIGKEGQNARLAAKLTGWKIDIKPEE; encoded by the coding sequence ATGAATCAGGAATTTATGACCGCGCTCGCAGAGATTGCGGAGGATAAGAATATCAGCAAGGACTCTTTGCTGGAAACCATCGAGTTTGCGCTGATTACCGCGTATAAAAAGAATTATGGACACGCGCAGAACGTTGTTGTGAACATAGACAAAGAAACCGGTGAAATTAAGGTGTATCAGCAGAAAACCGTGTCCGAAACAGTGGAAGACCCCAATTTAGAGGTTTCTGTGGAGGAAGCGGCAGCATTGCACGGAGGATACAGCATTGGCGACATTGTTAATTTTGAGGTTACGCCAAAATCCTTTGGCCGGATTGCGGCGCAGACGGCAAAACAGGTGGTTGTGCAGAGAATTAAAGAAGCAGAGCGCGACAAGGTGTTTACAATTTACCGTGACAGGGAAAACTCTATGGTGACAGGCCTGATTACGAAAAATGAAGGAAAATATATTTCGGTGCAAATTGGCGGCGACACAGAGGCAATTTTGCCAGGCAATGAGCAGATTGCCGGCGAGCATTACACACCCGGAACAAGAATGAAGTTTTATGTTGCCGAAGTGAAGCTGGCTGGAAACAACCCGCAGATTATTTTGTCCAGAACCCATCCGGGGCTTGTGAAAAAGTTGTTTGAACAGGAAGTGCCCGAATGCGGTGGCGGCGTTGTTGAAATAAAGTCCATTTCAAGGGAAGCCGGTTCGCGGTCTAAAATCTCAGTTTATTCCCAGGACGAAAATGTAGACGCTGTCGGCGCGTGCGTTGGCCCGCGCGGCTCCCGGGTGCAGGTAATCTGTGACGAGCTGGGCGGCGAGAAAATTGACATTATTAAATTCAGCGAAGACCCGGCGCAGTTTATCTCGGCGGCTTTAAGCCCATCTGACGTGGTGAGCTGTGAAGTGAACGAAGAAGAGCACAGCGCTAAAGTGTTAGTTCCCAGCGGACAGTTATCCCTGGCCATTGGCAAGGAAGGGCAAAACGCTAGATTGGCCGCAAAGCTGACAGGCTGGAAAATTGACATTAAGCCGGAGGAATAG
- the sigH gene encoding RNA polymerase sporulation sigma factor SigH, with product MAKNVEFKEFSDEQVVSLAQAGDTSAMEHIVSKYTEFVKKRSGPYFLAGAEREDLIQEGLIGLYKAVKSFDGGKRANFKTFAEVCIVRQMITAVKTSTRKKNNPLNHYISIHGTDNGTVEDNVYDRFIDSQNINPESIMIEKENARGMEFEISKLLSDFENKVLGFYLSGVSYKEIAAYLNKEPKAVDNALTRIKKKIEKYIAGE from the coding sequence TTGGCAAAGAATGTAGAATTTAAAGAATTTTCAGATGAACAGGTTGTGTCGCTTGCACAGGCGGGAGACACCAGCGCAATGGAGCATATTGTCAGTAAATACACAGAATTTGTGAAAAAACGTTCCGGCCCATATTTTTTGGCGGGCGCAGAACGGGAAGACCTGATTCAGGAGGGGCTGATTGGCCTTTATAAGGCGGTTAAATCGTTTGACGGCGGAAAACGTGCAAACTTTAAAACATTTGCCGAGGTTTGTATTGTCCGGCAAATGATTACGGCAGTTAAGACCTCCACGCGCAAAAAAAACAATCCGCTGAATCATTACATATCTATCCACGGGACAGACAACGGCACCGTGGAAGACAATGTTTATGACAGATTTATCGATTCACAGAATATCAATCCGGAAAGCATTATGATTGAGAAAGAAAATGCCCGAGGCATGGAGTTTGAAATCAGCAAGCTGTTAAGCGACTTTGAAAATAAAGTCCTGGGCTTTTATTTGAGCGGCGTATCGTATAAAGAGATTGCAGCGTATTTAAACAAAGAGCCAAAAGCTGTAGACAACGCGCTGACGCGCATTAAGAAAAAAATAGAAAAATATATTGCCGGAGAATAA
- a CDS encoding L7Ae/L30e/S12e/Gadd45 family ribosomal protein, producing the protein MNKGLNFISLAQKAGKVKAGEYLTMKALKEGKAHLTVIAADTSEKAKARISRACDVFGCKAVVFGSKAELGHFTGAQNKSVICLTDEGFSNGLLKILEQI; encoded by the coding sequence ATGAATAAAGGATTAAATTTTATCAGCCTTGCCCAAAAGGCCGGAAAGGTGAAAGCGGGCGAATATTTGACAATGAAAGCCTTAAAAGAGGGAAAGGCGCACCTGACGGTGATTGCCGCCGATACGTCGGAAAAAGCTAAGGCGCGGATCAGTAGGGCATGTGATGTGTTTGGCTGCAAGGCCGTGGTGTTTGGTAGCAAAGCAGAGCTGGGGCACTTTACCGGGGCCCAGAACAAAAGTGTAATCTGCCTGACGGACGAGGGCTTTTCAAATGGACTTTTAAAAATATTGGAACAAATTTAA
- the infB gene encoding translation initiation factor IF-2: MTKVRVHELAKELDSNSKEIIGLMAGFGFPTRNHMSALEQEELDVLFERLTQAYDKKVPVPVFGKQPEAPKPAKKGKKDKQAAESNPNPAQESTPAADEPIGRKVRHVDTRQTVVELNKIDDEVIEELVPTNVSDDSVKKQKLKKGSKFRDNNQMKNKAKAQKEEKVNKGPITVKIPDEIAVGELSERLEVPATEVIKKLMMLGVMASISQSVDFDTASLIAEDFGAIVEREIILTDEDILFNDFEDAPEQLEDRSPVVVVMGHVDHGKTSLLDAIRSTNVIETEAGGITQHIGAYRVRVNERKITFLDTPGHEAFTAMRARGAQVTDIAILVVAADDGIMPQTVEAINHAKAANVGIVVAINKIDKEGANPDRIKQELTEHGLIPEDWGGDTICVEISAKKRMNIEDLLEMVLLVADMRDLKANPNRKAKGTVIEAKLDKGRGPVASVLVQNGTLKIGDTVVAGTAFGHIRAMLDDKGKKIKKAGPSVPVEILGLDEVPEGGDEFYVVDDERMAKNVVEKRKQKAKEERIGSHNVVTLDDFFDKVKEGQIKDLNIVIKADVNGSVEAVKQSLEKLSNEEVRVNVIHSGVGAIRESDVMLAYASNAIIVGFNVRPDMGAAASAESQGVDIRLYRVIYTAIEEIEAAMKGMLEPTFREQVTGHAEIRQTFKVSGVGTIAGCYVTDGTITRNTQVRLVRDGIVVHEGELASLKRFKDDVKEVASGYECGLSIEKFNDIKEGDVVEGFNMVEVER; encoded by the coding sequence ATGACGAAAGTGAGAGTACATGAACTGGCAAAGGAGCTGGATTCAAACTCGAAAGAGATCATCGGCCTTATGGCAGGATTTGGTTTTCCGACCAGAAACCATATGAGCGCGTTGGAGCAGGAGGAGCTTGATGTTTTGTTTGAACGGCTGACACAGGCCTACGACAAAAAGGTTCCCGTTCCCGTGTTTGGAAAACAACCGGAAGCACCAAAACCGGCGAAAAAAGGCAAAAAGGACAAACAGGCGGCGGAATCCAACCCCAATCCGGCCCAGGAAAGTACTCCAGCGGCTGACGAGCCAATCGGAAGAAAGGTTCGCCATGTTGACACGCGTCAAACCGTCGTTGAACTGAACAAAATTGACGACGAAGTCATCGAAGAATTGGTTCCGACGAATGTGTCTGACGACAGCGTGAAAAAGCAAAAGCTGAAAAAGGGCAGCAAATTCCGCGACAATAATCAGATGAAAAACAAGGCAAAAGCACAAAAAGAAGAAAAGGTGAACAAGGGTCCCATTACAGTTAAGATTCCTGACGAAATTGCCGTAGGAGAGCTTTCGGAGCGTTTGGAGGTTCCTGCAACTGAGGTGATTAAAAAACTGATGATGCTGGGTGTTATGGCCTCTATCAGCCAGTCGGTTGACTTTGACACCGCCTCTTTAATTGCTGAAGATTTTGGTGCGATTGTGGAAAGAGAAATTATTTTAACCGACGAAGACATTTTGTTTAACGACTTTGAAGACGCCCCCGAACAGTTGGAAGACCGTTCTCCCGTAGTGGTTGTTATGGGCCACGTTGACCACGGTAAAACCTCACTTTTAGACGCCATCAGAAGCACAAATGTGATTGAAACAGAGGCCGGCGGTATTACGCAGCACATTGGTGCTTACCGCGTGCGGGTAAACGAAAGAAAAATTACGTTTTTGGATACGCCCGGACACGAGGCGTTTACTGCCATGCGCGCCAGAGGTGCCCAGGTGACGGACATTGCAATTTTGGTTGTTGCAGCGGACGACGGCATTATGCCCCAAACCGTTGAGGCTATTAATCACGCCAAGGCCGCCAATGTGGGCATTGTTGTAGCCATTAATAAAATTGATAAAGAAGGCGCAAACCCCGACCGGATAAAACAGGAGCTGACGGAACACGGCCTTATTCCCGAAGATTGGGGCGGCGACACCATTTGCGTGGAGATTTCTGCGAAAAAGAGAATGAACATTGAAGACCTTTTGGAAATGGTTCTCTTAGTTGCTGACATGCGTGACTTAAAGGCAAATCCCAACAGAAAGGCCAAGGGTACGGTGATTGAAGCGAAGCTTGACAAAGGCCGCGGCCCGGTTGCGTCTGTATTGGTACAAAACGGAACGCTGAAAATCGGTGACACCGTTGTGGCGGGCACAGCGTTTGGCCATATTCGTGCAATGCTTGACGACAAGGGGAAGAAAATTAAAAAAGCAGGCCCGTCTGTTCCGGTTGAGATTTTAGGCCTTGATGAGGTGCCGGAGGGCGGCGATGAGTTCTATGTAGTTGATGACGAGCGCATGGCCAAAAATGTTGTAGAGAAGAGAAAACAAAAAGCGAAAGAGGAACGTATCGGCAGCCACAATGTGGTAACGCTGGACGATTTCTTTGATAAAGTAAAAGAAGGCCAGATAAAAGATTTAAACATTGTCATTAAAGCCGACGTAAACGGTTCGGTTGAGGCGGTGAAACAGTCGTTAGAAAAGCTTTCCAACGAGGAAGTGCGTGTAAACGTAATTCACAGCGGCGTCGGTGCTATCCGCGAATCCGACGTGATGCTGGCCTATGCGTCAAACGCCATTATTGTTGGCTTTAATGTGCGGCCCGATATGGGCGCGGCGGCATCTGCCGAAAGCCAGGGCGTTGACATCAGGCTTTACCGCGTTATTTACACGGCAATTGAAGAAATCGAAGCCGCCATGAAGGGTATGCTTGAGCCCACCTTCCGCGAGCAGGTTACAGGCCATGCGGAAATCCGCCAGACGTTTAAAGTGTCCGGCGTGGGTACCATTGCCGGCTGCTATGTGACAGATGGAACCATTACCAGAAACACCCAGGTGCGTCTGGTGCGCGACGGTATTGTTGTCCATGAGGGTGAGCTTGCCTCCTTAAAGCGGTTTAAAGACGATGTGAAAGAAGTGGCTTCGGGCTATGAGTGCGGCCTTTCTATCGAAAAATTCAACGATATTAAAGAAGGAGATGTCGTTGAAGGGTTTAATATGGTGGAAGTTGAGAGATAA